A window of Aeromicrobium sp. Root236 contains these coding sequences:
- a CDS encoding ABC transporter permease has product MTTAPLPHPVERPIVTPPTLARSSATVVWRNLIHIKRMPEMLLDVTIQPVMFVLLFAFVFGGAISVPGDGNYREFLLPGIIVQTIVFSSAITAMGISNDLSKGIVDRFKSLPISRSSVLVGRSISSLIHSSIGITVMSLTGLLIGWRIRDGIVDGVLAYLLLLLFGFAMIWLGIWIGSLMRTVEAVQGFMFTVMFPLTFVANTFAPTGKMPTVLRVVAEWNPVSALTQATRELWGNAPQAPDSAAWPLQHAVEVSIIWPIILTAVFAPLALKAFRQRSQD; this is encoded by the coding sequence ATGACCACCGCACCGCTGCCCCACCCGGTTGAGCGACCGATCGTCACGCCGCCCACCCTGGCCCGGTCCTCTGCCACCGTCGTCTGGCGCAACCTGATCCACATCAAGCGGATGCCCGAGATGCTGCTCGACGTCACGATCCAGCCCGTGATGTTCGTCCTGCTGTTCGCGTTCGTGTTCGGCGGGGCGATCTCGGTCCCTGGTGACGGCAACTACCGCGAGTTCCTCCTGCCAGGCATCATCGTGCAGACGATCGTGTTCTCGTCCGCGATCACGGCCATGGGCATCTCCAACGACCTGTCCAAGGGCATAGTCGATCGGTTCAAGTCCTTGCCGATCTCGCGATCGTCCGTCCTGGTCGGCCGCTCGATCTCCAGCCTGATCCATTCCAGCATCGGCATCACCGTGATGTCGCTGACCGGCCTGCTGATCGGCTGGCGCATCCGCGACGGCATCGTCGACGGTGTTCTCGCCTACCTCCTCCTGCTGCTGTTCGGGTTCGCGATGATCTGGCTCGGCATCTGGATCGGCTCGCTGATGCGCACCGTCGAGGCGGTGCAAGGCTTCATGTTCACCGTGATGTTCCCGCTGACCTTCGTGGCCAACACGTTCGCCCCGACCGGCAAGATGCCCACCGTGCTGCGGGTCGTCGCGGAGTGGAACCCGGTCTCGGCGCTCACGCAGGCGACTCGCGAGCTGTGGGGCAATGCGCCGCAGGCGCCCGACAGCGCCGCCTGGCCGTTGCAGCACGCCGTCGAGGTATCGATCATCTGGCCGATCATCCTCACCGCAGTGTTCGCACCGCTGGCGCTCAAGGCCTTCCGTCAGCGTTCGCAGGACTGA
- a CDS encoding ATP-binding cassette domain-containing protein — MSRPLAVEAIDLVKHFGDNKAVDGVSFVVPEGSVLGILGPNGAGKTTTVRMLTTLSIPTSGTGRVAGHDIVTEPDAVRRSMGLTGQAATVDEHLTGRENLRLIGRLYGLPKDYVAATSHDLLRRFSLEEAGDRPAKTYSGGMRRRLDLAVSLIAAPPVLFLDEPTTGLDPRSRTELWEVLRELVRDGTTLVLTTQYLEEADQLADEIIVIDKGKVIASGTPTQLKDQAGEAAVVLTLTHGADLDKAEALMRDHSSEVHVDRGARRLTAKAAGLRDMSRIGDAFAASGLEVDDLGLKRPSLDDVFLHLTGHRAEDSDLDDEMEEATV, encoded by the coding sequence ATGAGCCGCCCCCTGGCCGTGGAAGCCATCGACCTGGTCAAGCACTTCGGTGACAACAAGGCCGTCGACGGAGTCAGCTTCGTCGTGCCCGAAGGGTCCGTCCTCGGCATCCTCGGGCCCAACGGCGCCGGCAAGACCACGACCGTCCGCATGCTCACGACCCTGAGCATCCCGACCAGCGGCACGGGCCGCGTCGCGGGTCACGACATCGTCACCGAGCCCGACGCCGTGCGCCGCAGCATGGGCCTCACCGGCCAGGCCGCGACGGTCGACGAGCACCTCACGGGTCGTGAGAACCTCCGCCTGATCGGCCGGCTCTACGGTCTGCCCAAGGACTACGTCGCGGCGACCAGCCATGATCTGCTCCGCCGGTTCTCGCTCGAGGAGGCCGGCGACCGGCCGGCCAAGACCTACTCCGGGGGCATGCGGCGACGTCTCGACCTCGCCGTGTCGCTGATCGCCGCACCGCCCGTCCTGTTCCTTGACGAACCGACGACGGGTCTCGACCCTCGCAGCCGCACCGAGCTGTGGGAGGTGCTGCGCGAGCTCGTGCGCGACGGCACGACACTGGTCCTGACCACGCAGTACCTCGAGGAGGCCGACCAGCTGGCCGACGAGATCATCGTGATCGACAAGGGCAAGGTCATCGCCTCGGGCACGCCGACCCAGCTCAAGGACCAGGCCGGAGAGGCCGCCGTGGTCCTGACCCTCACCCACGGCGCCGATCTGGACAAGGCCGAGGCCCTGATGCGAGATCACTCCTCGGAGGTCCACGTCGATCGCGGCGCCCGCCGGCTCACGGCCAAGGCCGCGGGCCTGCGCGACATGTCCCGCATCGGGGACGCGTTCGCAGCCAGCGGGTTGGAGGTCGACGACCTCGGGCTCAAGCGGCCGAGCCTCGACGACGTGTTCCTGCACCTCACCGGCCATCGTGCCGAGGACTCAGACCTGGATGACGAGATGGAAGAGGCCACCGTATGA
- a CDS encoding 3-hydroxyacyl-CoA dehydrogenase NAD-binding domain-containing protein — protein MTSTTEAVRYELVDGIAHLILDDPSQSANTMNQAYADSMAAAVDKLAADIAANPEQIKGAIVSSAKKTFFAGGDLRLMTQAKPEDAQQLFDHVESIKATLRKLETIGKPVVAAINGAALGGGLEITLATHHRIAVDGGYELGLPEVTLGLLPGGGGVTRTVRMFGIQDALMGVLLQGPRMKPAQAKDKGLVDEVVATQDELIPAATAWIEANAGNEEAATQPWDRKGYRMPGGVPSSPKLAAFLPAFPATLRKQIKGAAYKAPRNIMSAAIEGAQVDFDTASRIESRYLVELLVGQQFKNMTQAFFFDLNAINAGGSRPAGVEPRKFTKVAVLGAGMMGAGIAYVSAKAGIEVVLKDVSLEAAEKGKSYSEKLLDKQLEKGRITQEKKDAFLARITPTADYADLKGCDLVVEAVFESVELKHSVFAELEPVVDADALLGSNTSTLPITGLAEGVTRPEDFIGIHFFSPVDKMPLVEIIAGAKTNDKTIANALDYVQAIKKTPIVVNDSRGFFTSRVIGHYINEGLGMLAEGVNPVSIDRAATQSGFPTGPIQISDELNLELMKKIRVASQKAVEDEGGTWVRTGSEDVIDTMIELGRTSKLVGKGFFDYDDNGKRTGLWPGLAEHFPVAAEQPDFQDLKDRLVFVMSLDTVRCLEEGVLRTVADANIGSIFGIGFPPVLGGALQYINGYEAPDGRIGVEAFTERAQELAAKYGERFEPPALLLDKAKNGERFA, from the coding sequence ATGACCAGCACCACTGAAGCCGTCCGCTACGAGCTCGTCGACGGGATCGCCCACCTGATCCTCGACGACCCGAGCCAGAGCGCCAACACGATGAACCAGGCGTACGCCGACTCGATGGCCGCGGCCGTCGACAAGCTCGCCGCCGACATCGCCGCCAACCCCGAGCAGATCAAGGGCGCCATCGTCTCCTCGGCGAAGAAGACCTTCTTCGCCGGCGGCGACCTCCGGCTCATGACGCAGGCCAAGCCCGAGGACGCGCAGCAGCTGTTCGACCACGTCGAGAGCATCAAGGCCACGCTCCGCAAGCTCGAGACGATCGGCAAGCCGGTCGTCGCGGCGATCAACGGCGCCGCCCTCGGCGGTGGCCTCGAGATCACCCTGGCGACGCACCACCGCATCGCCGTCGACGGTGGCTACGAGCTCGGCCTCCCCGAGGTCACGCTCGGCCTGCTGCCCGGTGGCGGCGGCGTCACGCGCACGGTCCGCATGTTCGGCATCCAGGACGCGCTGATGGGCGTCCTGCTCCAGGGTCCGCGCATGAAGCCGGCGCAGGCCAAGGACAAGGGTCTGGTCGACGAGGTCGTCGCGACCCAGGACGAGCTGATCCCCGCCGCGACGGCGTGGATCGAGGCCAACGCCGGCAACGAGGAGGCTGCGACGCAGCCGTGGGACCGCAAGGGCTACCGCATGCCTGGCGGCGTGCCGTCGAGCCCCAAGCTCGCCGCGTTCCTGCCGGCGTTCCCCGCGACGCTGCGCAAGCAGATCAAGGGTGCTGCCTACAAGGCGCCACGCAACATCATGAGCGCCGCGATCGAGGGCGCGCAGGTCGACTTCGACACCGCGTCGCGCATCGAGTCGCGCTACCTCGTCGAGCTCCTCGTCGGCCAGCAGTTCAAGAACATGACGCAGGCGTTCTTCTTCGACCTCAACGCGATCAACGCCGGCGGCTCCCGCCCCGCGGGCGTCGAGCCGCGGAAGTTCACCAAGGTCGCCGTGCTCGGCGCCGGCATGATGGGCGCCGGCATCGCGTACGTCTCGGCCAAGGCCGGCATCGAGGTCGTCCTTAAGGACGTCAGCCTCGAGGCCGCGGAGAAGGGCAAGTCCTACAGCGAGAAGCTGCTCGACAAGCAGCTCGAGAAGGGTCGCATCACGCAGGAGAAGAAGGACGCGTTCCTCGCCCGCATCACGCCGACCGCGGACTACGCCGACCTCAAGGGCTGCGACCTCGTTGTCGAGGCCGTCTTCGAGTCGGTCGAGCTCAAGCACTCGGTGTTCGCCGAGCTCGAGCCCGTCGTCGACGCCGATGCCCTGCTCGGCTCCAACACGTCGACGCTGCCGATCACGGGTCTCGCCGAGGGCGTCACGCGTCCCGAGGACTTCATCGGCATCCACTTCTTCTCGCCGGTCGACAAGATGCCGCTGGTCGAGATCATCGCCGGCGCCAAGACCAACGACAAGACGATCGCGAACGCCCTCGACTACGTCCAGGCGATCAAGAAGACGCCGATCGTGGTCAACGACAGCCGCGGGTTCTTCACGAGCCGCGTCATCGGTCACTACATCAACGAGGGCCTCGGCATGCTCGCCGAGGGCGTCAACCCGGTGTCGATCGACCGTGCCGCCACCCAGTCGGGCTTCCCGACGGGCCCGATCCAGATCAGCGACGAGCTCAACCTCGAGCTGATGAAGAAGATCCGCGTCGCCTCTCAGAAGGCCGTCGAGGACGAGGGCGGCACGTGGGTCCGCACGGGCTCCGAGGACGTCATCGACACGATGATCGAGCTCGGCCGCACGAGCAAGCTCGTCGGCAAGGGCTTCTTCGACTACGACGACAACGGCAAGCGCACGGGCCTGTGGCCCGGGCTGGCGGAGCACTTCCCGGTCGCCGCCGAGCAGCCGGACTTCCAGGACCTCAAGGACCGCCTGGTGTTCGTCATGTCGCTCGACACGGTGCGCTGCCTCGAGGAGGGCGTGCTGCGCACGGTCGCGGACGCCAACATCGGCTCGATCTTCGGCATCGGCTTCCCGCCCGTGCTGGGTGGCGCGCTGCAGTACATCAATGGCTACGAGGCGCCCGACGGCCGCATCGGCGTCGAGGCGTTCACGGAGCGTGCGCAGGAGCTCGCCGCGAAGTACGGCGAGCGGTTCGAGCCCCCGGCGCTGCTGCTCGACAAGGCCAAGAACGGTGAGCGTTTTGCGTAG
- a CDS encoding acetyl-CoA C-acetyltransferase — MTEAYVYDAIRTPRGRGKKTGSLHEVKPISLITGLIEEIQKRNPSLDPNGVDDVVLGVVSPVGDQGGDIAKTAALNAGLPDTVAGVQLNRFCASGLEAVNQAAGRIRSGWEDLILAGGVESMSRVPMGSDGGAWAMDPRTAFDTDFVPQGIGADLIATIEGYSRTDVDTFAAESQARAAKAIANGYFAKSVIPVKDPNGLTILDHDEFVREGTTVESLAGLPASFAGIGDMGGFDSVALEKYHDIERINHVHHAGNSSGIVDGAALVAIGSEAAGKRHGLTPRARIVSAAVSGADPTIMLTGPAPACRKALDKAGLTVDDIDLLEINEAFAAVAMRLMKDLDFPHERTNVNGGSIAMGHPLGATGAMILGTLIDELERRDLRYGLATLCVGGGMGIATVVERI, encoded by the coding sequence CCTACGTCTACGACGCCATCCGCACCCCGCGAGGGCGCGGCAAGAAGACCGGATCACTGCACGAGGTCAAGCCGATCTCGCTGATCACCGGCCTGATCGAGGAGATCCAGAAGCGCAATCCCTCGCTGGACCCCAACGGCGTCGACGACGTGGTGCTCGGCGTCGTGTCGCCCGTCGGCGACCAGGGTGGCGACATCGCCAAGACCGCCGCGCTCAACGCCGGCCTGCCCGACACCGTCGCCGGTGTGCAGCTCAACCGCTTCTGCGCCTCGGGCCTCGAGGCCGTCAACCAGGCCGCCGGCCGCATCCGCTCCGGCTGGGAGGACCTGATCCTCGCCGGTGGCGTCGAGTCGATGAGCCGCGTGCCCATGGGCTCCGACGGTGGCGCCTGGGCCATGGACCCGCGCACCGCGTTCGACACCGACTTCGTGCCCCAGGGCATCGGCGCCGACCTCATCGCGACGATCGAGGGGTACAGCCGTACGGACGTCGACACGTTCGCCGCCGAGTCGCAGGCGCGTGCCGCCAAGGCGATCGCCAACGGCTACTTCGCCAAGTCGGTCATCCCCGTCAAGGACCCCAACGGCCTGACGATCCTCGACCACGACGAGTTCGTCCGTGAGGGCACGACTGTCGAGAGCCTCGCCGGCCTGCCCGCCTCGTTCGCCGGCATCGGCGACATGGGCGGCTTCGACTCGGTCGCGCTCGAGAAGTACCACGACATCGAGCGCATCAACCACGTCCACCACGCCGGCAACTCGTCGGGCATCGTCGACGGCGCCGCGCTCGTCGCGATCGGCAGCGAGGCTGCGGGCAAGCGCCACGGCCTCACCCCGCGAGCCCGCATCGTGTCGGCCGCCGTCTCCGGCGCCGACCCGACGATCATGCTCACCGGCCCCGCGCCGGCGTGCCGCAAGGCGCTCGACAAGGCCGGCCTCACGGTCGACGACATCGACCTGCTCGAGATCAACGAGGCGTTCGCCGCCGTCGCGATGCGCCTCATGAAGGACCTCGACTTCCCGCACGAGCGCACCAACGTCAACGGCGGCTCGATCGCGATGGGCCACCCCCTCGGCGCGACCGGCGCCATGATCCTCGGCACCCTCATCGACGAGCTCGAGCGCCGCGACCTGCGCTACGGCCTCGCCACGCTCTGCGTCGGCGGCGGCATGGGCATCGCGACCGTCGTCGAACGAATCTGA